In the Flagellimonas sp. HMM57 genome, one interval contains:
- a CDS encoding C45 family autoproteolytic acyltransferase/hydolase produces the protein MYHPRLYNDFYDMGLKYGKLLYEKANFSIPPISAEKMEFGLESYEELKLFYPEMIEEIEGFAQGIKDTPEKLGAFLLSIGIFNATGQCSVFAFRNSTSTIIGRNYDMLFAFKKFTESSLIAPTNKYSYISQSDVFIGRSDGINEKGLSIAMSFVNGTKVQPGISFHFVVRKVLENCSTTKEATALIKKAKVSSANNFLVADSSGDIAVVESAPQQSNILRPKKDENFMFVTNQFTSTCMKPFDKGGVAWSKSLERYEGLQKALKNTAEMDLAKAKGILSDKCVCLDLKKEKFGTIWSVVANLNELKIERAEGKPKLTNYKPETRLDWWLKKNK, from the coding sequence ATGTATCACCCAAGATTATATAACGATTTCTACGATATGGGCCTCAAGTATGGCAAATTGCTCTATGAAAAAGCAAATTTTTCCATACCTCCAATTAGTGCTGAAAAAATGGAATTCGGGTTAGAATCATATGAAGAGCTAAAGCTCTTTTATCCCGAAATGATAGAAGAAATAGAGGGATTCGCCCAAGGAATAAAGGACACACCCGAGAAATTAGGAGCGTTTTTATTAAGCATAGGGATTTTTAATGCCACTGGGCAATGCAGTGTATTTGCCTTTAGAAATAGTACTTCTACCATTATTGGCCGAAACTACGATATGCTCTTCGCCTTTAAAAAATTCACGGAGAGTAGTTTAATTGCACCAACAAACAAATACTCATACATCAGCCAATCCGATGTATTTATAGGACGCTCGGATGGAATCAATGAAAAGGGACTATCTATTGCAATGTCTTTTGTAAATGGCACTAAGGTTCAGCCCGGCATAAGTTTTCATTTTGTAGTTAGAAAAGTGCTTGAAAATTGCAGTACCACAAAAGAAGCCACTGCGCTCATAAAAAAGGCCAAGGTTTCTTCTGCAAATAATTTTCTTGTAGCGGATAGCTCTGGTGATATTGCAGTAGTGGAATCTGCACCACAGCAAAGTAATATTCTACGACCAAAAAAAGACGAGAATTTTATGTTTGTTACCAATCAATTCACTTCCACTTGTATGAAACCTTTTGACAAAGGCGGAGTTGCATGGAGCAAGAGTTTGGAAAGATATGAAGGACTACAAAAAGCACTTAAAAATACAGCAGAAATGGATTTGGCGAAAGCAAAGGGGATACTTTCGGATAAATGTGTATGCTTAGATTTAAAGAAGGAAAAATTCGGAACAATATGGTCGGTAGTGGCAAACCTGAACGAATTAAAAATTGAAAGAGCGGAAGGCAAACCCAAGCTTACAAACTACAAACCCGAAACCAGATTGGATTGGTGGTTAAAAAAGAATAAATAG
- the uvrA gene encoding excinuclease ABC subunit UvrA yields the protein MINYEENIEVRGARVHNLKNIDVTIPREKLVVITGLSGSGKSSLAFDTIYAEGQRRYIETFSAYARQFLGGLERPDVDKIDGLSPVIAIEQKTTSKSPRSTVGTITEIYDFLRLLFARAGDAYSYNTGEKMVSYSDEQIKKLIIDSYLEKKINVLAPVIKSRKGHYRELFEQIAKQGFVKVRVDGVIVDITKGMKVDRYKTHDIEIVVDRLKVVENEDFHKRLKETINTAMYTGNNVLMVLEEGEKIPRYFSRDLMCPSTGISYPTPEPNTFSFNSPKGMCPKCNGLGHVYEVNEQKIFPNKKLSIKAGGIAPLGEYKSSWAFKQLETIAQRYSFELTDPLEKIPAEAMDIILNGGNDSFEVDSKTLGVKRQYKIDYEGISNFIKNQFDEANSTSIKRWAKEYMDKVQCPNCEGARLRKESLYFKVGKKNIAELAHLDISELASFFEALDDNLKGNQKKIAEEIIKEIKTRIQFLLDVGLDYLSLNRSSKSLSGGEAQRIRLATQIGSQLVGVLYILDEPSIGLHQRDNERLINSLVSLRDIGNSVIVVEHDKDMIEHADHVIDIGPKAGKHGGEIISEGKPEDLKLHQTLTAEYITGVREIPVPQNRRKGTGKKIVLSGCTGNNLKNVTAEFPLGKLVGVTGVSGSGKSTLINETLYPIMNAHYFNGVKKPMPYKKIKGLEHVDKVIDINQSPIGRTPRSNPATYTGTFSEIRALFAKTTEATIRGYKPGRFSFNVAGGRCETCQGGGLKVIEMNFLPDVYVECETCNGKRFNRETLEIRYKGKSIADVLEMTINEAVDFFENIPKIHRKLKTIKDVGLGYISLGQQSTTLSGGEAQRVKLATELSKRDTGNTFYILDEPTTGLHFEDIRVLMEVLNKLVDKGNTILVIEHNMDVIKMMDYIIDIGYEGGRGGGMIVAKGTPEEVAKDEKSYTAKFLRKELDNAKQKVASAV from the coding sequence ATGATTAATTACGAAGAAAATATTGAAGTTCGTGGGGCAAGGGTCCACAACTTAAAAAATATCGATGTCACCATACCAAGGGAAAAATTGGTGGTCATAACCGGGCTTTCCGGAAGCGGCAAATCCTCTTTAGCTTTTGACACCATTTATGCCGAAGGACAACGTAGATACATAGAAACTTTCTCTGCTTATGCCCGACAGTTTTTAGGCGGATTGGAACGTCCGGATGTAGATAAGATAGACGGACTATCCCCTGTTATTGCCATTGAACAAAAGACCACTTCAAAATCCCCACGTTCAACTGTAGGAACTATCACGGAAATATATGATTTTCTGAGACTTCTCTTTGCAAGGGCCGGCGACGCCTACAGTTACAATACTGGCGAGAAAATGGTAAGCTATAGCGATGAACAAATCAAAAAGCTGATTATCGACTCCTATCTGGAAAAGAAAATTAATGTTCTGGCGCCAGTGATTAAATCCAGAAAGGGGCACTATCGGGAACTCTTTGAACAAATTGCAAAGCAAGGTTTTGTAAAGGTGAGAGTTGATGGGGTCATAGTGGATATTACCAAGGGCATGAAGGTTGATCGCTACAAAACTCACGATATAGAGATAGTTGTCGACCGTCTTAAAGTTGTGGAAAACGAGGATTTTCACAAACGGCTCAAAGAAACTATCAATACAGCCATGTACACTGGAAACAACGTGCTCATGGTCTTGGAAGAAGGCGAAAAAATACCACGTTATTTCAGTCGGGATTTAATGTGCCCTTCCACAGGAATCTCCTACCCCACTCCAGAACCGAATACATTTTCCTTCAATTCGCCTAAAGGCATGTGCCCAAAATGTAATGGTCTTGGGCACGTGTACGAGGTAAATGAGCAAAAGATTTTTCCAAATAAAAAACTATCCATCAAAGCAGGAGGCATTGCACCTCTTGGAGAGTATAAGAGTTCTTGGGCCTTCAAGCAGTTGGAAACCATAGCACAACGGTACTCGTTTGAGTTGACCGACCCATTAGAGAAGATACCGGCCGAGGCTATGGATATCATCTTGAACGGAGGAAACGATAGTTTTGAAGTTGATTCAAAAACGTTGGGCGTAAAACGTCAATATAAAATTGATTATGAAGGGATTTCAAACTTTATCAAAAATCAATTCGATGAGGCAAACTCCACTTCCATAAAACGTTGGGCCAAAGAATATATGGACAAAGTTCAATGTCCCAATTGTGAAGGCGCCAGATTGCGAAAGGAATCTTTGTACTTCAAGGTTGGGAAAAAAAACATAGCTGAACTTGCACATTTGGACATTTCGGAGTTGGCGTCCTTTTTTGAAGCACTTGACGATAACCTGAAAGGAAATCAGAAAAAAATAGCAGAGGAAATTATAAAAGAGATTAAAACCAGAATTCAGTTTTTGTTGGATGTCGGTCTCGATTACCTATCCCTAAATAGAAGTTCAAAATCTTTATCTGGTGGTGAAGCGCAACGTATTCGGTTAGCTACGCAGATTGGTTCACAATTGGTGGGCGTACTCTATATTTTGGACGAGCCCAGTATAGGTCTGCATCAACGTGACAATGAACGTTTGATAAATTCCTTGGTCTCGCTTCGGGATATTGGAAACTCGGTTATTGTGGTGGAACATGATAAAGATATGATCGAGCATGCGGACCACGTTATCGATATAGGTCCGAAAGCCGGTAAACATGGTGGTGAGATTATTTCTGAAGGTAAGCCCGAAGATTTAAAACTCCATCAAACTCTCACAGCAGAATACATTACAGGAGTTCGGGAAATTCCGGTTCCCCAGAATAGAAGAAAAGGAACAGGAAAGAAAATTGTGCTATCGGGCTGTACGGGAAACAACTTGAAAAACGTGACTGCAGAATTTCCTTTAGGAAAACTTGTAGGTGTTACAGGGGTATCGGGCAGTGGTAAATCCACCCTAATCAACGAGACCCTCTACCCCATCATGAACGCACATTATTTTAATGGCGTCAAAAAACCAATGCCCTACAAAAAAATTAAAGGGCTGGAACATGTCGATAAGGTCATCGATATTAACCAATCCCCTATTGGTAGGACTCCGCGTTCCAATCCCGCTACCTATACCGGCACATTTAGTGAGATTAGGGCACTCTTTGCAAAAACCACTGAGGCCACTATCCGCGGTTACAAACCAGGAAGATTTAGTTTTAACGTTGCCGGCGGACGCTGCGAAACTTGTCAAGGAGGTGGCCTAAAGGTCATTGAAATGAATTTTCTACCAGATGTTTACGTTGAGTGCGAAACGTGCAATGGTAAACGTTTTAATAGGGAAACACTGGAAATAAGATATAAGGGAAAATCCATAGCGGATGTACTGGAAATGACCATTAACGAAGCTGTGGACTTTTTTGAGAACATACCCAAAATCCACAGAAAACTAAAGACGATTAAAGATGTAGGACTTGGTTACATTTCACTGGGGCAACAATCAACAACACTCTCTGGTGGTGAAGCACAGCGGGTAAAACTGGCCACCGAACTTTCTAAGCGAGATACGGGAAACACATTCTATATTTTGGATGAGCCCACAACGGGCCTTCATTTTGAAGATATTAGAGTGTTGATGGAAGTTTTGAACAAATTGGTAGACAAAGGAAACACCATCTTGGTCATAGAGCACAATATGGATGTTATAAAAATGATGGATTACATCATAGATATTGGATATGAAGGAGGACGTGGTGGCGGAATGATCGTTGCCAAAGGCACACCGGAAGAGGTCGCCAAAGACGAAAAAAGTTATACGGCAAAGTTTTTGAGGAAAGAATTGGATAATGCCAAACAAAAAGTGGCTTCAGCCGTTTAA
- a CDS encoding TIGR00730 family Rossman fold protein, with protein MRKEQHHKGWNEIKTNDSWAIFKIMGEFVNGFEKMSEIGPCVSIFGSARTKPGEEYYELTVKIAKSIAAAGYGVITGGGPGIMEAGNKGANLAGGISVGLNIDLPFEQHDNPFIDSDKSLDFDYFFVRKVMFVKYSQGFVVMPGGFGTLDELFEAITLIQTNKIQKFPIILVGCDFWCGLTDWIKDTMIKAGNISPTDLDLIKVVETEDEVVEIIDAFYKGRTLSPNF; from the coding sequence ATGCGAAAAGAACAACATCATAAAGGTTGGAACGAGATAAAAACCAACGACTCTTGGGCTATTTTCAAGATTATGGGCGAATTCGTCAATGGTTTTGAGAAAATGAGTGAAATAGGCCCTTGTGTCTCCATTTTTGGGTCAGCACGTACAAAACCAGGCGAAGAATATTATGAACTTACCGTAAAAATCGCAAAAAGTATTGCTGCAGCAGGATATGGTGTTATTACTGGAGGTGGGCCAGGTATTATGGAAGCAGGAAACAAAGGAGCAAACTTAGCAGGAGGCATATCTGTAGGCTTAAACATCGATTTACCTTTTGAGCAACATGATAATCCATTTATTGATAGCGATAAAAGTTTGGATTTCGACTACTTTTTTGTCCGCAAGGTAATGTTTGTAAAATACTCTCAAGGTTTTGTGGTTATGCCAGGTGGTTTTGGCACTTTAGATGAACTTTTTGAAGCTATTACTTTGATACAGACCAACAAAATCCAAAAATTCCCGATTATTTTGGTAGGATGTGATTTTTGGTGTGGCCTTACGGACTGGATCAAGGATACCATGATTAAAGCCGGGAATATCAGTCCTACGGATTTAGACCTTATAAAAGTTGTGGAGACCGAAGATGAAGTTGTCGAAATAATCGATGCTTTTTATAAAGGTAGAACCCTAAGTCCTAATTTCTAA